In a single window of the Streptomyces sp. HUAS ZL42 genome:
- a CDS encoding LysR substrate-binding domain-containing protein, whose protein sequence is MELRSLRHFSALAETLNYRVAAERLHLTQPALTRSIAALERELGVQLFDRDKRHVALTADGAELLERAGEVLADADRLAAAAGAIRARRRDEVRVALYGVALAELTHPVIEAFCERYPSVTVRVHEADFHQGLAPLLAGECDVALLPLNVDMPGVTRVPIFTEPASLALWKGHPLAGAAAVDVTEVFDQPWVTPEPGLDFWVGGRNGDDAPTVGFHARSAQDVSLKIAYQHMVGLMPLSATRMFPHPGVENVAPKEPLGLVAAVVFPEAGHSPAAPAFAELARRVARRASGVPYAEISR, encoded by the coding sequence GTGGAACTCCGGAGCCTGCGCCATTTCTCGGCGCTCGCCGAGACCTTGAATTACCGGGTCGCCGCCGAGCGTCTGCACCTCACCCAGCCCGCGCTGACGCGATCGATCGCCGCCCTCGAGCGTGAGCTGGGCGTCCAGTTGTTCGACCGCGACAAACGGCATGTGGCGCTCACCGCCGACGGCGCGGAACTGCTCGAACGGGCGGGCGAGGTGCTGGCCGACGCCGACCGGCTCGCCGCCGCCGCGGGCGCCATCCGGGCCAGGCGACGGGACGAGGTGCGGGTCGCGCTCTACGGGGTGGCTCTCGCGGAGCTGACGCATCCGGTCATCGAGGCGTTCTGCGAGCGGTATCCCAGCGTCACGGTCCGGGTACATGAAGCGGACTTCCACCAGGGTCTCGCCCCGCTGCTGGCCGGCGAGTGCGACGTGGCGCTGTTGCCCCTGAACGTCGACATGCCGGGCGTGACACGCGTACCGATCTTCACCGAGCCCGCTTCCCTCGCGCTGTGGAAGGGGCATCCGCTGGCTGGGGCAGCCGCGGTAGACGTGACCGAGGTCTTCGATCAGCCCTGGGTCACCCCCGAGCCGGGCCTCGACTTCTGGGTGGGCGGACGAAACGGGGATGACGCCCCGACGGTCGGCTTCCACGCCCGCTCGGCCCAGGACGTGTCCTTGAAGATCGCCTACCAGCACATGGTGGGACTGATGCCGCTGTCGGCCACCCGGATGTTCCCGCACCCGGGAGTGGAGAATGTCGCTCCGAAGGAGCCCCTCGGCTTGGTGGCTGCCGTCGTGTTTCCGGAGGCCGGTCACTCGCCCGCCGCCCCGGCGTTCGCCGAGCTCGCACGCCGGGTGGCCCGACGCGCGAGCGGCGTTCCGTACGCCGAGATCTCCCGGTAG
- a CDS encoding IclR family transcriptional regulator C-terminal domain-containing protein: MTSPHALTPTDPMAAPAPPEEAVAPLIRGIAVLHELTDAGGTAGLSDLGRATGLARATLDRVTGTLAHMGYMRMDGSNAVLAPRLMELGNAYLAALRLPALLSAHADTLAEELDESVSLAVADGDGIRFIHQAIRRRALSLSFRIGDLLPAERTAPGPLLATEWSTEDWARWHKRQDADPEDLGFAAVPPRSHRTATTDFEERVERARAHGWAMDDQLIEPGLVAASVPVRAPDGRIACVASVVSHTSRHSADSLRDALLPRLRTAVTVMERKLADAPPPKPPSKSTPVGLATWTSASKQELGGEFIESLARGLTVVTAFGEGRAELTLTEVAEATGLSRATARRALITLGYLGHVTRHGRVFRLTPRVLALGFPPLSKTTLTRIAHPHLAALTRKVEDSTSLAVLAGDDVQCAASVAAGRIMDADIAVGARVPAYATSTGRVLLAGLPAEERTARLARVRMGALTARTVTRPTDLELILDRVREDGYALVDEELEEGLRSIAVPVRDRDGGLMAAINVTMHSGRRPAAECVTSILPELRATAAHIEADLHITGRFVRVPTRQL; the protein is encoded by the coding sequence ATGACATCGCCCCACGCCCTGACGCCTACCGACCCCATGGCGGCTCCCGCGCCACCCGAGGAAGCCGTGGCCCCTCTCATCCGGGGTATCGCCGTGCTGCACGAGCTCACCGACGCCGGAGGGACGGCCGGCCTCAGCGATCTGGGACGGGCCACCGGCCTGGCCCGCGCCACCCTCGACCGGGTCACCGGAACACTCGCTCACATGGGGTACATGCGAATGGACGGCAGCAACGCCGTCCTTGCCCCCCGCCTGATGGAGCTGGGGAACGCATACCTGGCCGCCCTGCGCCTTCCCGCGCTGCTGAGTGCGCACGCCGATACCCTCGCTGAGGAACTCGACGAGTCGGTGTCCCTCGCGGTGGCGGACGGTGACGGCATCCGCTTCATCCACCAAGCGATCCGCCGCCGCGCCCTGTCGCTGAGCTTCCGCATCGGCGACCTGCTGCCCGCCGAACGCACCGCGCCAGGCCCGCTGCTGGCAACCGAGTGGAGCACGGAGGACTGGGCGCGGTGGCACAAGCGGCAGGACGCCGACCCCGAGGACCTCGGCTTCGCGGCGGTCCCCCCTCGATCGCACCGTACCGCCACGACAGACTTCGAAGAACGGGTGGAACGGGCGCGCGCCCATGGCTGGGCGATGGACGACCAGTTGATCGAGCCGGGGCTCGTCGCCGCATCCGTTCCGGTTCGCGCCCCCGACGGCCGGATCGCCTGTGTGGCGAGCGTCGTGAGCCATACCAGTCGGCACAGCGCGGACTCGCTGCGCGACGCCCTTCTCCCCAGGCTCCGTACTGCCGTGACCGTCATGGAGCGGAAGTTGGCCGACGCTCCGCCTCCAAAGCCGCCGAGCAAGAGCACTCCCGTCGGGCTCGCCACCTGGACGAGCGCGTCCAAACAGGAACTGGGCGGGGAGTTCATCGAATCCCTGGCCCGCGGCCTGACCGTGGTCACCGCCTTCGGTGAGGGCCGTGCGGAGCTGACCCTCACCGAGGTCGCCGAAGCCACGGGGCTGTCCCGCGCCACGGCTCGCCGTGCCCTGATAACCCTGGGATACCTCGGTCACGTCACGCGGCACGGGCGGGTCTTCCGGCTCACTCCACGCGTCCTCGCCCTCGGCTTCCCGCCGCTGTCCAAGACGACACTCACCCGGATCGCGCACCCCCACCTCGCCGCCCTCACCCGCAAGGTGGAGGACTCGACGTCCCTGGCAGTGCTCGCCGGTGACGATGTCCAGTGCGCGGCCTCGGTCGCCGCGGGACGCATCATGGACGCTGATATCGCCGTGGGCGCGCGCGTGCCCGCCTATGCGACCTCCACGGGCCGGGTGCTGTTGGCGGGGCTGCCGGCCGAGGAGCGCACTGCCCGGCTGGCGCGCGTGCGGATGGGGGCGCTGACCGCTCGCACCGTCACCCGGCCCACCGACCTCGAGCTGATTCTCGACCGAGTCCGTGAGGACGGATATGCCCTGGTCGATGAGGAACTGGAAGAAGGGCTTCGCTCTATCGCCGTACCGGTACGTGACCGCGACGGCGGCCTCATGGCGGCGATCAACGTCACCATGCACAGCGGTCGCCGCCCCGCCGCGGAGTGCGTCACGTCCATCTTGCCGGAACTGCGGGCCACGGCTGCTCACATCGAGGCCGACCTGCACATAACCGGGCGATTCGTGCGAGTTCCGACACGGCAGCTGTAG
- a CDS encoding acyl-CoA dehydrogenase family protein yields MSETTEAAEKIIEIPQPEPDLTPEELVRRAAGMRAWLRDHQDETEQRTGIPEDTHKAFLEAGFYRSLQPRRFGGYEFDLRTYSRMVTEVARGCPSSGWNLCLAASHSLVVAGRFPESTQREVFGPDGDFRAPLPIAPSATATRTPDGYLVNGRWDYSSGVNVSTHFLGGVLIIDEEGGIPTPGMVLVPSGWRMLDNWGEILGFRGSGSNSVVAEDVLVPHEYVSRTHLAASDATDGPGVELHGNPMYAGRLMSFFNIQLCSIVAGTAWAAVDEYRRIITTKNSVLPPFKPRSHDPEHQRNLGLATALADSAQRIILSVADDYTTYAARGLAGGEPFSELDDQALSLTARQSGQLACQAVEMLASASGSSALANGERMQRYLRDVATYKTHINAQHGSWAAAYARSLLGLETPA; encoded by the coding sequence TTGTCCGAGACAACCGAGGCAGCCGAGAAGATCATCGAGATTCCGCAGCCGGAGCCGGACCTGACACCGGAGGAACTGGTGCGCCGGGCCGCCGGCATGAGGGCCTGGCTACGTGATCATCAGGACGAGACCGAACAGCGGACCGGTATCCCCGAGGACACGCACAAGGCGTTCCTGGAGGCGGGTTTCTACCGGTCCCTCCAGCCACGCCGCTTCGGCGGCTACGAGTTCGACCTGCGGACCTACTCCCGGATGGTCACCGAGGTGGCCCGCGGCTGCCCGTCCAGCGGCTGGAACCTGTGTCTGGCCGCCTCCCACAGCCTGGTGGTGGCCGGCCGCTTCCCCGAGAGCACCCAGCGCGAGGTGTTCGGGCCGGACGGTGACTTCCGGGCCCCACTGCCGATCGCCCCGAGCGCCACCGCGACGAGGACCCCCGACGGGTACCTGGTCAACGGCCGCTGGGACTACTCCTCCGGGGTCAACGTCTCCACGCACTTCCTGGGTGGCGTGCTCATCATCGACGAAGAGGGCGGCATTCCCACGCCGGGCATGGTGCTCGTGCCCTCCGGCTGGCGGATGCTCGACAACTGGGGCGAGATCCTGGGCTTCCGCGGCAGCGGCTCCAACAGCGTCGTGGCCGAGGACGTCCTCGTACCGCATGAGTACGTGTCCAGGACCCACCTCGCGGCGAGCGACGCCACCGACGGGCCGGGTGTGGAACTGCACGGCAACCCGATGTACGCGGGCCGGCTGATGTCGTTCTTCAACATCCAGCTGTGTTCGATCGTGGCGGGCACCGCCTGGGCCGCAGTCGACGAGTACCGGCGGATCATCACCACCAAGAACAGTGTGCTGCCGCCCTTCAAGCCGCGCAGCCACGATCCGGAACATCAGCGCAACCTCGGCCTGGCCACGGCCCTGGCCGACAGCGCGCAGCGGATCATCCTGTCGGTCGCCGACGACTACACCACGTACGCCGCCCGGGGCCTGGCAGGGGGCGAGCCCTTCTCCGAACTGGACGACCAGGCCCTCTCCCTCACGGCCCGGCAGTCCGGCCAACTCGCCTGCCAGGCCGTCGAGATGCTGGCCTCGGCCAGTGGCTCCAGCGCGCTGGCGAACGGCGAGCGCATGCAGCGGTACCTGCGCGACGTCGCCACGTACAAGACCCACATCAACGCGCAGCACGGCTCGTGGGCTGCGGCGTACGCCCGTTCTCTGCTCGGGCTGGAGACCCCGGCGTGA
- a CDS encoding ABC transporter substrate-binding protein: MQRRVLGLAIAVVTVAAAAGCGSSSGTGGASSSAGDKTTQVKVGIIPIVDVAPLYLGQKKGFFSSRGIDLKMETAQGGAAIIPGVVSGQFQFGFSNVTSLMIAQTKGVPIKSVVNGTASTGDTGKDISGVAVKEDSPIKSAKELAGKTVAVNTLQNIGDTTVREVVRKDGGDPSKVRFVEMPFDQMPAALDGGQVDAAWVGEPALTIAKGQGARVVASPFAETDPNLTIATYFASTKLAQENPDLVKKFTEAVTESLKYASEHPDEARQIVTTYTKIDGEVLKKLTLPTWPAEYDMASLEKLASLGEQDGIFGGKKPDLDALFS, translated from the coding sequence ATGCAAAGGCGCGTTCTCGGGCTTGCCATAGCGGTAGTGACGGTCGCAGCCGCGGCCGGATGCGGATCTTCTTCCGGGACCGGTGGTGCGTCCTCCTCGGCCGGGGACAAGACCACCCAGGTCAAAGTAGGGATCATCCCGATCGTCGATGTGGCCCCCCTGTATCTGGGGCAGAAGAAGGGGTTCTTCAGCAGCCGCGGCATCGACCTGAAAATGGAGACCGCCCAGGGCGGCGCCGCGATCATCCCCGGCGTGGTGAGCGGCCAGTTCCAGTTCGGATTCAGCAACGTCACGTCGTTGATGATCGCCCAGACCAAGGGTGTGCCGATCAAGTCAGTGGTCAACGGGACCGCCTCCACCGGTGACACCGGAAAGGACATCAGCGGGGTGGCCGTCAAGGAGGACAGCCCCATCAAGTCGGCCAAGGAACTTGCCGGCAAGACGGTGGCGGTCAACACCCTGCAGAACATCGGGGACACCACGGTCCGTGAGGTGGTGCGCAAGGACGGCGGCGACCCCTCGAAGGTCAGGTTCGTCGAGATGCCGTTCGACCAGATGCCGGCCGCGCTGGACGGCGGGCAGGTGGACGCCGCGTGGGTGGGCGAGCCCGCGCTGACCATCGCCAAGGGCCAGGGCGCCCGCGTCGTGGCGTCGCCGTTCGCCGAGACCGACCCGAACCTCACCATCGCGACCTACTTCGCCTCCACCAAGCTGGCCCAGGAGAACCCCGACCTGGTGAAGAAGTTCACCGAGGCCGTGACCGAGTCGCTGAAATACGCCTCCGAGCACCCGGACGAGGCACGTCAGATCGTCACGACCTACACCAAGATCGACGGAGAGGTGCTGAAGAAGCTGACGCTGCCGACCTGGCCGGCCGAGTACGACATGGCCTCCCTGGAGAAGCTGGCCTCGCTCGGCGAGCAGGACGGCATCTTCGGCGGTAAGAAGCCCGACCTGGATGCCCTGTTCTCATGA
- a CDS encoding flavin reductase family protein, with protein MNRQTPAATAPGGGPADDPGLFRHVLGHYPTGVTVVTAKEPDGTPVGMVIGSFTSVSLDPPLVAFLPGRSSTTWPRIMAGGSFCVNVLAAGQEGLCRDVSAKAPDVFDRHPWRGAASGSPVLAGVVAWIDCDIADVWTLGDHYFVLGRVRELGVEKTGGAPLVFSRGRLAPLPPRRDHDESADYTWPDWF; from the coding sequence GTGAACCGGCAGACGCCCGCCGCGACGGCGCCCGGCGGTGGCCCGGCGGACGACCCCGGCCTGTTCCGGCACGTGCTCGGCCACTACCCGACGGGTGTCACGGTGGTCACCGCGAAGGAACCCGACGGCACCCCGGTCGGCATGGTGATCGGCTCGTTCACCTCGGTGTCCCTGGACCCTCCGCTCGTCGCGTTCCTCCCAGGCCGCTCCTCCACGACCTGGCCCAGGATCATGGCCGGCGGCTCCTTCTGCGTGAACGTGCTGGCCGCCGGCCAGGAGGGCCTTTGCCGGGACGTCAGCGCCAAGGCACCCGACGTCTTCGACCGCCACCCGTGGCGCGGTGCGGCCTCGGGCAGCCCCGTCCTGGCGGGCGTCGTCGCCTGGATCGACTGCGACATCGCCGACGTGTGGACCCTCGGCGACCACTACTTCGTCCTCGGCCGCGTACGGGAACTCGGGGTGGAGAAGACCGGCGGCGCACCGCTGGTCTTCTCCCGGGGGCGGCTCGCCCCGTTGCCGCCCCGCCGGGACCACGACGAATCGGCCGACTACACATGGCCCGACTGGTTCTGA
- a CDS encoding alpha/beta hydrolase, protein MTISPPPATAEAARAASPLTISEQGAFWVGVGRKPTEAGTAAEAAMYVQYQIPADLRHPLPVVMVHGGGGQGTDYLSTPDGRPGWATRFLQAGYAVYVVDRPGHGRSPYHPDVLGPIEGAAPTYEFIRWLFCDGAGRPGGQWPGSGEIGDDSALDQLMASQGPTLPTFAENEEQMRRCGAELLDRIGPAVLVTHSMGGPFGWLVADARPGLVKAVVSIEPIGPPFTELPGLGKLEWGLTAAPITYEPPVRTPGELRLRLREAGGDGLQDCLVQDEEAGAVRSLPGLQGFPIAVVAADHSPVASFQHGIADYLAQAGADVELLRLADLGLTGNGHLPMGEKNSDDVAEALMTWLNKRLADVQETSR, encoded by the coding sequence ATGACCATCTCCCCACCACCCGCAACCGCCGAGGCGGCCCGTGCCGCCTCGCCGTTGACGATCAGCGAGCAAGGCGCGTTCTGGGTCGGCGTCGGGCGCAAGCCGACCGAGGCCGGGACCGCCGCCGAGGCCGCGATGTACGTCCAGTACCAGATCCCGGCCGATCTCCGGCATCCGCTGCCCGTGGTGATGGTCCACGGGGGTGGCGGCCAGGGCACGGACTACCTGTCGACGCCGGACGGGCGCCCCGGCTGGGCCACCCGGTTCCTCCAGGCCGGTTACGCCGTCTACGTGGTCGACCGTCCAGGTCACGGGCGCTCCCCGTATCACCCCGATGTCCTCGGGCCCATCGAGGGCGCGGCGCCGACGTACGAGTTCATCCGCTGGCTGTTCTGCGACGGGGCGGGACGACCTGGTGGCCAGTGGCCCGGCAGCGGCGAGATCGGCGACGACTCCGCGCTGGACCAGTTGATGGCGAGCCAGGGCCCGACGCTGCCCACCTTCGCCGAGAACGAGGAGCAGATGCGGCGCTGCGGGGCCGAGTTGCTGGACCGTATCGGACCGGCCGTGCTGGTCACCCACTCCATGGGGGGGCCGTTCGGCTGGCTGGTCGCCGATGCCCGGCCCGGGCTGGTGAAGGCCGTTGTCTCCATCGAGCCGATCGGGCCGCCGTTCACCGAGCTGCCCGGCCTCGGAAAGCTGGAGTGGGGGCTCACCGCGGCCCCGATCACTTACGAGCCGCCGGTACGGACCCCGGGGGAACTGCGCCTTCGGCTGCGCGAGGCGGGGGGCGACGGGCTGCAGGACTGTCTCGTCCAGGACGAAGAGGCAGGCGCCGTGCGGTCCCTGCCAGGGCTCCAGGGCTTCCCGATCGCCGTGGTCGCGGCCGACCACTCGCCGGTCGCGTCGTTCCAGCACGGTATCGCCGACTACCTCGCCCAGGCCGGTGCCGACGTCGAGTTGCTGCGCCTGGCGGACCTGGGGCTCACGGGCAACGGTCACCTGCCCATGGGCGAGAAGAACTCCGACGACGTGGCCGAGGCACTGATGACCTGGCTGAACAAGCGACTGGCGGATGTGCAGGAAACGTCCCGATGA
- a CDS encoding ABC transporter permease: MTVLTLARRTGLVLGLPAVLFALWWFATAGSTDFYVPPLSTILGKFGEVWTGERLLSDVVPSLVRLLTGYLLAVAVGVGLGLVVGMHRGVRDVLEPVLELFRAIPPPVLVPVIMLFAGIGDTMKVIVIVSGCMWPILLNTVEGVRAVDEVLSDTCRSYGITGPSRLWHLVLRSASPQIVTGMRQALSIAIILMVISEMFAASNGLGFTIVQFQRSFAIPEMWSGVLLLGLLGFALSLLFRVAENRVLAWYHGLRRAQRNP; the protein is encoded by the coding sequence ATGACCGTCCTCACACTCGCCCGGCGGACCGGGCTGGTCCTGGGCCTGCCCGCGGTCCTGTTCGCCTTGTGGTGGTTCGCCACCGCGGGCAGCACCGACTTCTACGTTCCCCCCCTGTCCACCATCCTGGGCAAGTTCGGGGAGGTATGGACGGGCGAACGACTGCTCTCGGACGTCGTACCCAGCCTGGTCCGCCTGCTCACCGGCTATCTCCTCGCCGTCGCCGTCGGTGTCGGACTCGGCCTGGTGGTCGGCATGCACCGTGGCGTGCGCGACGTACTGGAGCCGGTCCTGGAACTCTTCCGGGCCATCCCGCCCCCGGTGCTCGTACCCGTCATCATGCTGTTCGCGGGCATCGGCGACACCATGAAGGTCATCGTCATCGTCAGCGGCTGCATGTGGCCGATCCTGCTCAACACCGTCGAAGGCGTCCGAGCCGTCGACGAAGTGCTCAGCGACACCTGCCGCTCCTACGGCATCACCGGCCCCTCCCGGCTGTGGCACCTGGTGCTGCGCTCGGCCAGCCCTCAGATCGTCACCGGCATGCGCCAGGCCCTCTCCATTGCCATCATCCTCATGGTCATCAGCGAGATGTTCGCGGCCAGCAACGGGCTCGGCTTCACCATCGTGCAGTTCCAGCGGTCCTTCGCCATCCCCGAGATGTGGAGCGGCGTGCTGCTGCTCGGCCTGCTCGGATTCGCCCTCTCCCTGCTCTTCCGCGTCGCCGAGAACCGGGTTCTGGCCTGGTATCACGGCCTGCGCCGGGCCCAGCGCAACCCCTGA
- a CDS encoding IclR family transcriptional regulator has protein sequence MDDNEPGRYFVQSLERGLAVIRAFTADTREMTLSEVARITGMSRATARRFLLTFADLGYVATDGRHFRLTPRVLELGYAYLSSMSLAEIAQPHLEQLVAEVHESSSVAVLDDEDVVYVSRVPTRRIMTVSISIGTRFPAHATSLGRVLLAHLDEPRLRHYLDTASLKPLTPRTITSREALAAELEHVRAQGWCLVDQELEQGLISIGVPIRNEARRVVAGINLSTHVSRRTPDSIRHDLLPPLLATAADIEAELKVPG, from the coding sequence ATGGACGACAACGAACCCGGGCGGTACTTCGTGCAGTCCCTCGAACGAGGGCTGGCCGTCATCCGTGCGTTCACCGCCGACACACGCGAAATGACCCTCTCGGAGGTCGCCAGGATCACCGGCATGAGCCGTGCCACCGCACGGCGCTTCCTGCTCACCTTCGCCGACCTGGGGTACGTGGCCACCGACGGCCGCCACTTCCGCCTCACGCCCCGGGTCCTGGAACTGGGCTACGCCTACCTGTCCAGCATGTCCCTGGCGGAGATCGCCCAGCCCCACCTGGAGCAACTGGTCGCCGAGGTCCACGAGTCCTCGTCGGTGGCGGTGCTCGACGACGAAGACGTGGTGTACGTCAGCCGGGTACCCACCCGGCGGATCATGACGGTCTCCATCAGCATCGGGACCCGCTTCCCCGCCCATGCCACCTCCCTCGGCCGGGTCCTGCTCGCCCACCTCGACGAGCCCCGGCTGCGGCACTACCTGGACACCGCCTCCCTCAAGCCGCTCACCCCCCGCACCATCACCTCAAGGGAGGCACTCGCAGCCGAACTGGAACACGTGCGGGCACAGGGCTGGTGTCTGGTGGACCAGGAACTGGAACAGGGCCTGATATCGATCGGCGTACCCATCCGGAACGAAGCACGACGGGTGGTGGCGGGCATCAACCTCTCCACCCACGTCAGCCGGCGAACGCCGGACTCGATACGCCACGATCTGCTGCCGCCGCTCCTGGCCACCGCCGCGGACATCGAGGCCGAGCTGAAGGTCCCCGGCTAG
- a CDS encoding ABC transporter permease, with protein sequence MSASGSTPVLTKPAGTATGPGGVGGGRVRRTLDRARTPLRGLAGLAGLVVLLEVLPHIGVVSADYLPPASEMGRALWQLLGEDAFWTALGDTLTGWGLGLAIAVVAGVVAGVVIGSVPVLRALTASTIEFLRPIPSVALIPVAVLLYGTDLESKLLLVVYASFWQVLVQVLAGMQDVDPVAEDTARSYRMGSWGRVRYVLWPTALPYVMTGVRLAATVALVLTITAELVIGSPGLGNQLAVAQTSGAVPRVYALVLVTGLLGVAVNLVARAVERRALHWHQSMRREGQR encoded by the coding sequence ATGAGCGCGTCCGGGAGCACTCCTGTGCTGACGAAGCCCGCCGGGACCGCGACAGGTCCCGGCGGGGTGGGCGGTGGCCGCGTGCGGCGCACTCTGGACAGAGCGCGCACCCCGTTGCGCGGCCTGGCCGGCCTGGCCGGGCTGGTGGTGTTGCTCGAGGTGCTGCCGCACATCGGTGTGGTCTCCGCCGACTACCTTCCGCCCGCTTCCGAGATGGGCCGGGCCCTGTGGCAGCTGCTCGGCGAAGACGCGTTCTGGACCGCGCTCGGTGACACCCTCACCGGTTGGGGCCTGGGCCTGGCCATCGCCGTGGTGGCCGGGGTGGTGGCCGGCGTGGTGATCGGATCGGTGCCGGTGCTGCGGGCGTTGACCGCCTCCACCATTGAGTTCCTGCGCCCCATCCCGTCGGTGGCGCTCATCCCGGTGGCGGTGCTGCTGTACGGCACCGACCTGGAGTCGAAGCTGCTGCTGGTCGTGTACGCCTCCTTCTGGCAGGTGCTCGTCCAGGTCCTGGCGGGCATGCAGGACGTCGACCCGGTGGCCGAGGACACCGCCCGCAGCTACCGGATGGGTAGTTGGGGACGGGTTCGGTACGTCCTGTGGCCCACCGCGCTGCCGTACGTGATGACCGGCGTGCGGCTGGCCGCGACCGTGGCACTCGTCCTGACGATCACCGCCGAACTCGTCATCGGTTCGCCCGGCCTGGGCAACCAGCTCGCGGTCGCGCAGACCTCCGGCGCCGTACCGCGGGTCTACGCCCTGGTCCTGGTCACCGGACTCCTCGGGGTCGCGGTCAACCTGGTGGCCCGGGCGGTCGAGCGGCGGGCACTGCACTGGCACCAATCGATGCGCAGGGAGGGACAGCGATGA
- a CDS encoding ABC transporter ATP-binding protein: MLDVRNLQKIYTGRNRSVEALRNLTFHIGAGELVCLVGPSGCGKTTLLKCMAGLIDPTDGEVRLDGRPVDGPPPGMAVVFQEYGRSLFAWMNVRDNVALPLRRKKLGKAREKELVDHALEVVGLADAHQAYPWQLSGGMQQRVAIARAVAFEPKVLLMDEPFAAVDAQTRAELEDLIRRLWRELGVTVLFVTHDIDEAVYLGQRTIILSTSPTVVLEDLTIDLPDERDQLHTRSSTRFAELRAHVYEQIQRAKHHNGDTHAAVADRSDELALHKSQS; encoded by the coding sequence ATGCTCGACGTACGCAACCTGCAGAAGATCTACACCGGACGTAACCGCAGCGTCGAAGCACTGCGGAATCTCACATTCCATATCGGTGCCGGCGAACTCGTATGCCTGGTCGGCCCGTCCGGGTGCGGCAAGACCACGCTGCTGAAGTGCATGGCGGGACTGATCGACCCGACCGACGGCGAAGTGCGCCTGGACGGCCGCCCGGTGGACGGGCCCCCGCCCGGCATGGCGGTCGTCTTCCAGGAGTACGGCCGCTCCCTGTTCGCCTGGATGAACGTACGCGACAACGTCGCCCTGCCCCTGCGCCGCAAGAAGCTCGGCAAGGCCCGCGAGAAGGAACTGGTCGACCACGCGCTGGAGGTGGTCGGGCTCGCCGACGCCCACCAGGCCTACCCGTGGCAGTTGTCCGGCGGAATGCAGCAGCGCGTCGCCATCGCCCGCGCCGTGGCCTTCGAGCCGAAGGTGCTGCTCATGGACGAGCCGTTCGCCGCCGTCGACGCGCAGACCCGCGCCGAACTGGAGGACCTCATCCGGCGGTTGTGGCGCGAACTGGGCGTCACCGTCCTGTTCGTCACCCACGACATCGACGAAGCCGTCTATCTCGGCCAGCGCACCATCATCCTGTCCACCTCACCGACCGTGGTGCTGGAGGATCTGACGATCGATCTCCCCGACGAGCGCGACCAGTTGCACACCCGCTCCAGCACCCGCTTCGCCGAACTGCGCGCCCACGTCTACGAGCAGATCCAGCGCGCCAAGCACCACAACGGCGACACGCATGCAGCAGTGGCCGACCGCAGCGACGAGCTCGCCCTGCACAAGTCCCAGTCCTGA